In a single window of the Pseudodesulfovibrio profundus genome:
- a CDS encoding Lcl C-terminal domain-containing protein — protein sequence MALLIVQRESAMVSTFLEREKRGMAVRFSEQESLIVDNATGLVWLKDALSAETGLSWPETFDFIDEMNRKKVADRSDWRLPNRRELYSLVDHSMREPALSKDHPFINVWAGKYWTSTTSARSKAYAWWVQLSGGRMFFGNKSDDCMVWPVCGTSETLHATGQTACYNVAGEEVQCDGLKQDGAIQAGLPWPEPRFIPQDDGILDAMTGLIWTESADLAEGMTDWRSAQDIITGMADQTGMAWRMPTIMELESLTDCDHADPALPQGHPFTDVNEAYWSATTSGYDADWAFCLYFHKGAVGVGYKSNLDFHVWAVREE from the coding sequence ATGGCGTTATTGATCGTGCAGAGAGAATCCGCAATGGTCAGCACGTTTTTGGAGCGAGAAAAGAGAGGGATGGCAGTGCGATTTTCTGAGCAGGAATCATTGATTGTCGATAACGCGACAGGGCTGGTGTGGTTAAAGGATGCGCTTTCGGCAGAGACTGGCCTATCGTGGCCTGAGACTTTCGATTTCATTGATGAGATGAACAGGAAGAAGGTTGCGGATCGTTCAGATTGGCGGCTCCCCAACCGACGGGAATTGTACTCTCTGGTCGATCACTCCATGCGCGAACCGGCCCTGTCGAAGGATCATCCATTCATCAATGTATGGGCCGGTAAGTACTGGACATCCACAACATCGGCACGGTCCAAGGCGTACGCCTGGTGGGTTCAACTGAGCGGCGGTCGCATGTTCTTTGGTAATAAAAGTGATGACTGTATGGTCTGGCCGGTTTGTGGAACGAGTGAGACACTGCATGCTACGGGGCAGACGGCTTGTTACAACGTTGCTGGCGAAGAGGTCCAATGTGATGGGCTGAAGCAGGACGGAGCGATCCAAGCCGGACTTCCTTGGCCTGAACCTCGTTTCATCCCGCAGGATGACGGTATCCTTGACGCCATGACAGGCCTCATCTGGACCGAGTCGGCGGATCTCGCAGAAGGCATGACGGATTGGCGTTCAGCGCAGGATATCATCACCGGTATGGCCGATCAGACGGGGATGGCATGGCGGATGCCGACCATTATGGAGTTGGAATCCCTGACCGATTGCGATCACGCTGATCCGGCACTTCCCCAAGGACATCCCTTCACGGATGTCAATGAGGCCTACTGGTCCGCAACCACCAGTGGCTACGATGCGGATTGGGCCTTCTGTTTGTATTTTCATAAAGGGGCTGTCGGCGTCGGCTATAAATCCAACCTTGATTTCCATGTCTGGGCCGTTCGCGAAGAGTGA
- a CDS encoding P-II family nitrogen regulator yields the protein MKFKLVLAPVKTHKTDPIVDAAKAAGATGATIISARGTGMHEAKTFFGLTLEDQTDIVMFILEEHLVKKVLEAIEVAGEFDKPGTGIAFVVPVENVIGLESQMEKFKERIRDQYF from the coding sequence ATGAAGTTTAAGCTTGTACTCGCACCGGTAAAAACGCACAAAACCGACCCCATCGTCGATGCCGCCAAGGCCGCCGGGGCCACTGGTGCGACCATTATCTCCGCACGTGGTACCGGCATGCACGAGGCAAAGACTTTTTTCGGCCTGACCCTTGAGGATCAGACTGATATCGTCATGTTCATTCTCGAAGAACATCTCGTCAAAAAAGTCCTGGAAGCCATTGAGGTAGCCGGTGAATTTGATAAGCCGGGCACGGGCATCGCCTTTGTCGTCCCGGTGGAGAATGTCATCGGCCTGGAAAGCCAGATGGAAAAATTCAAGGAACGAATCCGCGACCAGTATTTCTAG
- a CDS encoding LysR family transcriptional regulator, which yields MELYQLVSFVVIADEGNMTRAAELLNTSQPAVSAQIRALEDELEIRLFRRTHKGMELTPEGERLKARADTILQDVDAFRNEAEQLRGTEHGTIVLGVNTDAHLLRLKAIYSQLAQRHPEMSLVVKETMSWDVVDALHAKTIDLGFSYTVPDDSRIATHSLGEIDLAVVAPEAWRDRIEGAGLKELATMPWVWTSDHCPMSLVLSSLFDEIGETPIKAVVVDQESAILRLVADEVGLGIMPALKAETVADSHGLFTVMTLEKKLVLHLLMLMRRAEERRVRSMIDCIEQAWQ from the coding sequence AATATGACAAGGGCGGCAGAGCTTTTGAACACGAGTCAGCCGGCTGTGAGCGCTCAGATCAGGGCGTTGGAGGACGAGCTGGAAATCAGGCTTTTCCGGCGGACGCATAAAGGCATGGAGCTGACCCCGGAAGGGGAGCGCCTGAAAGCGCGGGCAGATACGATTTTACAGGACGTGGATGCCTTCAGAAATGAAGCGGAGCAGCTTCGGGGAACCGAGCACGGCACCATCGTTCTCGGCGTCAATACCGATGCGCACCTCCTGCGGTTGAAAGCGATCTATTCACAATTGGCACAGAGGCACCCTGAGATGTCGCTCGTGGTGAAAGAAACCATGAGTTGGGATGTTGTGGATGCGCTGCACGCCAAGACCATTGATCTGGGTTTTTCCTATACTGTCCCTGACGACAGCAGAATAGCGACTCATTCCCTTGGGGAAATCGATCTGGCTGTTGTGGCTCCTGAAGCGTGGAGAGACCGGATCGAGGGTGCTGGGTTAAAAGAACTCGCCACAATGCCATGGGTCTGGACCAGTGACCACTGCCCCATGAGTTTGGTGCTGTCCAGCCTGTTTGACGAGATCGGGGAAACGCCTATCAAGGCCGTTGTGGTGGATCAGGAATCGGCCATCCTGCGTTTGGTCGCTGATGAAGTGGGGCTTGGGATCATGCCTGCGCTCAAGGCGGAAACCGTGGCAGATAGTCACGGCCTGTTCACGGTGATGACCCTAGAGAAAAAGCTCGTTCTTCACCTGCTCATGTTGATGCGCCGAGCAGAGGAGAGAAGGGTGCGGTCCATGATCGATTGTATTGAACAAGCCTGGCAATAG
- a CDS encoding IS5 family transposase: protein MLLFLHPKEEGMAIRQKGPRLGDYFLGHRRTKTTFLDEINELIDWQPINAFLCKKIRRKANAVGNPAYPPLAMFKILLLQRWYNLSDPGVEQALLDRLSFVRFTGFSIEDDVPDETTICRFRNGLIRLKVLDSLLDMLNRQLEGQGLLVREGAVVDASVVESQRRPRKVIDVMPEDRSEDAEEQDGPVDCRVSYSDDEEAAWLRKRNRAYYGYKLHAATDSRDGFLLCGHITPANHSDTGEFERLVNGVGLDPGARVYADKGYCSGKNRDILFDRDLEDGTMDKTPRGGRLTDFEKTRNRDISSIRQIVERAFGTLKRGYAFFRSRYVGREKVEGEFHILAMAFNLKKAVRLARA, encoded by the coding sequence ATGCTATTATTTCTCCATCCAAAGGAGGAAGGCATGGCTATTCGGCAGAAAGGACCTCGGTTGGGTGATTACTTCCTGGGGCACCGCAGAACCAAGACCACATTTCTGGATGAGATCAACGAACTCATCGACTGGCAGCCCATCAACGCCTTTCTGTGCAAGAAGATCAGGCGCAAGGCCAACGCCGTGGGCAATCCCGCCTATCCGCCTCTGGCGATGTTCAAGATTCTGCTCTTGCAGCGTTGGTACAACCTGAGTGATCCGGGCGTGGAGCAGGCGCTGCTCGACCGGCTCTCCTTTGTCAGATTTACCGGTTTTTCCATCGAGGACGACGTGCCGGACGAGACCACCATATGCCGTTTCCGTAACGGTTTGATCCGCCTGAAGGTGCTGGACTCCTTGCTCGACATGCTTAACCGCCAGCTTGAAGGACAAGGGCTTCTTGTCCGTGAGGGAGCCGTGGTGGACGCCTCGGTAGTCGAGTCGCAGCGGCGGCCGCGCAAGGTTATCGACGTGATGCCTGAGGACCGTTCCGAGGACGCCGAAGAACAGGATGGGCCGGTGGACTGCCGGGTCAGCTATTCGGATGACGAGGAGGCGGCCTGGCTCCGCAAGAGAAATCGGGCCTATTACGGCTACAAGCTCCATGCCGCGACGGACAGTCGAGACGGGTTTCTGCTCTGTGGTCACATCACTCCCGCGAACCATTCGGACACGGGCGAATTCGAGCGGCTCGTGAATGGCGTCGGCCTTGATCCCGGCGCACGGGTTTATGCGGACAAGGGCTATTGCAGCGGGAAGAACCGGGACATTCTGTTTGATCGCGATTTGGAGGACGGAACCATGGACAAGACGCCTCGTGGCGGCAGGCTGACAGACTTCGAAAAGACCCGCAACCGTGACATCAGCAGCATTCGGCAAATAGTCGAGCGGGCCTTCGGCACACTCAAACGTGGCTACGCATTCTTTCGGTCCCGATACGTGGGTCGTGAGAAGGTGGAGGGAGAGTTCCACATCCTCGCCATGGCGTTCAATTTGAAAAAAGCTGTTCGACTGGCGCGAGCCTGA
- a CDS encoding DUF1538 domain-containing protein: MSSKSAKYSTSVILRAIATKLWTSFKDLLPIILVIAFFQAVVLQQPLPNLGDVVFGGILVVLGLTLFIQGLEMGLFPIGENMAHALARKGSIFWLLTFAFSLGFATTVAEPALIAVSAEAASIAAQGNLIAPGAESMSSYALGLRMSVAFSVGIAILIGVLRILKGWPVHYLIIGGYIIVMLMTLVAPKEIVGIAYDAGGVTTSTVTVPLVAALGVGLASIIKGRSPLLDGFGLIAFASLLPMIFVMGYGLIVFG; the protein is encoded by the coding sequence ATGAGCAGCAAATCCGCTAAATACAGCACCTCCGTCATCCTCAGGGCTATTGCGACCAAGCTGTGGACATCCTTCAAGGATCTTCTGCCGATTATTCTGGTCATCGCTTTTTTCCAGGCTGTCGTTCTTCAGCAACCCCTTCCCAATCTGGGCGATGTCGTCTTCGGCGGCATTCTCGTTGTACTGGGCCTGACTTTATTCATTCAGGGCCTTGAAATGGGGCTGTTCCCCATTGGTGAAAACATGGCCCACGCCCTTGCCAGAAAGGGAAGTATTTTCTGGTTGCTCACCTTTGCGTTTTCCCTTGGCTTTGCAACCACCGTTGCCGAACCGGCGCTCATCGCGGTCTCGGCCGAAGCAGCCAGTATCGCGGCGCAGGGCAACCTCATCGCTCCTGGCGCGGAGTCCATGTCCAGCTATGCGCTCGGGTTGCGGATGTCGGTGGCGTTTTCCGTCGGCATCGCCATTCTGATCGGCGTACTGCGCATCCTGAAAGGATGGCCGGTTCATTATCTGATCATCGGCGGCTATATCATCGTCATGCTGATGACCCTTGTCGCGCCCAAGGAAATCGTGGGTATCGCCTACGATGCTGGTGGCGTGACAACTTCTACTGTCACAGTACCGCTGGTGGCAGCCCTTGGCGTCGGCCTTGCCTCGATCATCAAAGGACGCAGCCCGCTCCTTGATGGATTCGGGCTCATCGCCTTCGCTTCACTACTCCCCATGATTTTCGTCATGGGATACGGCCTGATTGTATTCGGGTAA
- a CDS encoding CBS domain-containing protein, producing the protein MTKPITRVRDIMQTEVLCIDGMATSKEAAEMMRTYGVSELLVDKRSEDDAWAIVSIMDLVQGVIVPDKKGEDVCVYEIMTKPIITVPAEMDIRYAIRLIHRIGLHRAPVEHMGEIVGMVTLESLIHEHDLL; encoded by the coding sequence ATGACCAAACCGATCACACGTGTTAGAGATATCATGCAAACGGAAGTGCTGTGCATTGACGGTATGGCTACATCCAAGGAAGCAGCAGAAATGATGCGCACATACGGCGTATCCGAACTGCTGGTCGATAAGCGCAGCGAAGATGACGCCTGGGCGATTGTCTCGATCATGGACCTGGTTCAGGGAGTCATTGTCCCTGACAAGAAAGGCGAAGACGTCTGCGTATACGAAATCATGACCAAGCCGATCATTACTGTCCCGGCAGAAATGGATATCCGCTATGCCATTCGCCTCATTCACCGCATCGGCCTGCACAGAGCACCTGTGGAGCACATGGGGGAAATCGTGGGCATGGTAACCCTTGAATCCTTGATCCACGAACACGATCTGCTATAA
- a CDS encoding DUF1538 domain-containing protein has product MTVFFYEFMGTLLATFRDILPILGLIVCFQLFVLRQPIPHLRRLIVGGIYVVLGLALFLIGLEKALFPVGKIMAAQLSDPMFLTNGASNVAPTDWTAYGWIYLFAAMIGFSTTIAEPSLLAVALKATEVSGGVISQWGLRITVALGVALGISLGAYRIVTGTPLYVYIMIGYVIVVLQTFMAPKKIIALAYDSGGVTTSTVTVPLVAALGLGLSEAVPGRNPALDGFGLIAFASLFPIITVMGYAQFTQWAANRKAAAKMNFKETVNEV; this is encoded by the coding sequence ATGACAGTTTTTTTCTACGAATTCATGGGCACGTTATTAGCCACCTTTCGTGATATCCTGCCCATCCTCGGACTGATTGTCTGTTTTCAACTTTTCGTTCTGCGCCAACCCATTCCGCACCTGCGCCGCCTCATTGTCGGCGGCATTTACGTTGTTCTCGGGCTGGCCCTGTTCCTCATCGGCCTGGAAAAAGCCCTGTTCCCGGTGGGCAAGATCATGGCAGCCCAGCTGTCTGACCCGATGTTCCTGACCAACGGAGCTTCCAATGTCGCCCCCACCGACTGGACGGCGTACGGGTGGATCTACCTGTTTGCGGCCATGATCGGGTTCTCAACGACCATTGCTGAACCGTCCCTGCTCGCAGTTGCCCTGAAGGCGACCGAGGTATCCGGTGGCGTCATCAGCCAATGGGGACTGCGTATCACGGTGGCCCTCGGCGTAGCGCTTGGCATTTCGCTGGGAGCTTACCGCATCGTCACCGGCACCCCCCTGTACGTATACATCATGATCGGGTATGTGATCGTGGTATTGCAGACGTTCATGGCGCCCAAAAAGATCATCGCCCTGGCCTATGACTCCGGCGGTGTTACGACATCAACAGTCACGGTGCCCCTTGTGGCGGCCCTTGGGCTGGGCTTGTCCGAGGCGGTCCCCGGACGCAACCCTGCGCTGGACGGATTCGGACTGATCGCATTCGCCAGCCTGTTTCCAATAATTACCGTCATGGGTTACGCTCAGTTCACCCAGTGGGCGGCAAACAGAAAAGCTGCGGCAAAAATGAATTTCAAGGAGACAGTCAATGAAGTTTAA
- a CDS encoding cache domain-containing protein, with amino-acid sequence MAPFHKSLDLKSFLIITLLLSALAGGVLFSMYNKEVKALKETRHITDRLHTNLTTRAVTLDLKDVFINLQFIANMIDVRSFMTETETRVRKDIEEEFIRLCEFSKDYDQIRLLDKSGMEILRVNNNDGSPAAVPPNKLQDKGSRYYFQEAIVVEPGEIYVSPFDLNIENGKIELPLKPMIRFATPVYNADGQLLGLVILNYLGQEVLDSIMTSQKQHDDFGSTMLLNNKGYWLLHPDKKKEWGFMYDDRQSLTFQNEYPIIWKTVKNATTGQIKDDYATYTFSTIVLTPQETDCDQANRRVWKLIRDLCTANPTLLLFNYLIYYAIISPSKGGRHGYSAERTSVG; translated from the coding sequence ATGGCACCATTTCATAAATCGTTGGACCTGAAAAGTTTCCTCATTATCACGCTCCTGCTCTCAGCGCTGGCAGGTGGCGTGCTTTTCAGCATGTACAACAAGGAAGTGAAAGCCCTGAAGGAAACCCGCCACATAACAGACCGACTGCACACCAACCTGACTACCAGAGCGGTTACTCTCGATCTCAAGGACGTTTTTATCAACCTTCAGTTCATAGCCAACATGATAGATGTCCGCTCTTTCATGACGGAAACCGAAACACGTGTCAGGAAGGATATCGAGGAGGAGTTCATCCGACTGTGTGAGTTCAGCAAGGATTACGATCAGATAAGACTTCTGGACAAGTCGGGCATGGAGATACTTCGGGTCAACAACAACGACGGCTCTCCGGCGGCGGTTCCACCCAACAAGCTTCAGGATAAGGGCAGCCGGTACTATTTCCAGGAAGCCATCGTTGTCGAACCCGGCGAGATTTATGTTTCTCCATTTGATCTGAACATCGAGAACGGAAAAATTGAACTACCACTCAAGCCCATGATCCGCTTTGCAACCCCTGTATACAATGCGGACGGTCAACTGCTGGGACTGGTTATACTGAACTACCTGGGTCAGGAAGTGCTCGACTCCATCATGACGAGTCAGAAACAGCACGACGACTTCGGATCAACCATGCTCCTCAACAACAAGGGGTACTGGCTTCTTCATCCAGACAAGAAAAAAGAATGGGGATTCATGTACGATGACAGGCAATCGCTCACATTCCAAAATGAATACCCCATTATCTGGAAAACGGTGAAGAACGCCACCACCGGGCAGATCAAGGACGATTATGCAACGTATACGTTTTCGACCATCGTTTTGACACCGCAGGAAACAGACTGCGATCAAGCTAACCGGCGGGTCTGGAAACTGATTCGAGACCTCTGCACGGCAAATCCCACACTTTTACTCTTTAACTATTTGATTTATTATGCTATTATTTCTCCATCCAAAGGAGGAAGGCATGGCTATTCGGCAGAAAGGACCTCGGTTGGGTGA